CGCGCACGAACGAGTATTTGGCCGAGCAACTGACTGCAGTCACCGTGCGCACCTTGTCGAAGtgcagcaggaagcaggggtCGTCCTGAGCCAcggagacacagagtgagatgGCATTacttatttaaaatgaaaatcagAGCCGACGCAGTGATGTTCTGTTCTGTGAAAGAACACAATGGTCCCTCGGTTCAAATTGATTCAAATCTGACAAATAAACCTTCGAGGTGATGTGGATACAGAGTACAGTCAATGAAATGCAAGTGGACTGTTTGGAGGTTAACGCATatcaataaaaaacagaaataatcttgttgataaaaacatgaattcctttttttttgacgGGGGCTTTCTGAAATCATCTGGAGGAAAACTGCACACAAAGTTACATGGACATGATTTTAGATGTTCAATCTCAGATGTTGTCCATTTTTATAAGACATAATTAAAGGTGGTTGTGCTCAACACAATTAGGGATAATGCTAAagaataatgtttgttttaacTCTATTTCTTCCTTacctgttttactttttttctaaATTGTATTTAGGATCCCAAAAGAGATACATTCCTTTTGTTGGGGTCATGTAGCATGACATTATAGTTTGAGAtcactaaaaaaagaaaaatgtagttTTCATAACCAACCATAAAgagtaaacatatatatgtacaattaTATTTGTGCCATTCATCCTTTTCAATGAaaatgatatgaaacaatggaatAATAAGCAATGGGATTTGCAATATCTAAAAGTGGTTAGTTACCACATCAGGGTCCCGTCCGTCAACAAGAGTCAGGTCTTGCAGGGGCCAGACCTCCGTCATTCTGTAGCACTCCTGGATGCTGGAGCGTTTGGTGTGGGACTTCTTGGATCCAGACTTGAGGGGCGTCTGAGTTATCTGACATCGCACTATACATAACTGCACCACTTTGTTTTTTGAAACTgcagaaaagagaaaatataaatgtatatatatttataaaaagaagCACGCATCGGTTCGGCAGGAAAAGTAAAAACGTCTTTCCAGGCACCATATAGCATTTAATTTTGTACACCATCCCAATGATCATATTTAACCCCTATAAACCGTTTCATAATGACCTGATCAAACATaaacaaagtatttttttgAAAGCTGTTTACCTGAGACACAGATAAAATGTCTCCCATGCGTCGGCTCCTCGATCTCAATGAACTCCACCAGTCTCTGTTTTTCAGGTCGGAATAAAACTCTCTGTATCTCCTCCCGTAGAAGAGACGACATCACTGGAGAGTGGGACGGAGAAGAATTTAGATCAGATGATGGAGGGGGTGGGCGGTGGGggaaagcttttttttctttaagaagaaaaaaaacagaagcagTCAGGCAATAAAAAAGtcacaagagatgagacaaatCCAGAAGGAGAAGATAAGATAAGAAATCACCGACAGTGAAACCTGGCAGTGGTGTTGGCGAGGAAGGTGGTTTCCTCTGGTCAGACCGCGTGAGAAGTATGTGGTCGTGGATATGAAATGAGCTCTTACTCCGCCACACGCACACTCCACTCTGAGGTtgtcaactttttttttcatttttatgatCTATGTTAATCTTTTACTACAGTACATGCCTATAATGACAACTTACCCATGAGgcatagaaaaaaaaaaaaggaaaagggagcAATTAAAGGCCAATCTCTTCATCGTGTTGCCCTTTTATTGCTTCAATTAAGATCCATTACATGACgctgacccccctccccccataacCCCCCACCCCGTTGACTCAGGTTTCCTGCAATTATGGATTCCACTcttagacatttgtatttactttAGCGAAGTGTCTCACCCCAAAGCACAAATACAAGGACTCTGCCCTTTGTGTTTGTAAGTGGTTTCCTCACAAGCcactgattattattttttttctttccgtggtctctctgtctccactcACATATGCAATAGATAttgatgtaatgtgtgtgtgtggtgtgtgtgtgtgtgtgtgtgtgtgtgtgtgtgtgtggcaggctgCCCAACGTGCGTGTGATTAAACGGTTGTTGTGTGGGAAAAGGATGTCCCACAGCACTCTGCATGGTTTCCATTACCTTGGAGTAATTCAATCTCTCAGCAAAGGTACAATGGGGCGAAGCACTTAAATAAGGGGGGATTTTTACAAGCACATAAAGGTGGCTATACACACTTCTTTAGCGAGCATGGCTCCGCAAGACAATTTACCTGATGTACTGATAAACAGGacatactttttaaatatttatatatatatatatatatatatatatatatatatatatgtatatagtatacCCATATATaccgatatatatataccctTTTATTTCATGTCAAAACAGCTTGGGGAGGACAAAATCCCAGCCCTGGGGGGAACCAGAACAGAGTtctgatttgatttgtcagcaGGAAAAAGTGTGGCTCCATTGGATTTGTCATGTTTCTTTTACGAATAGCTAAGTgctctattgttgttgtttttattgttgttgttgttgctgctggttTCTGTGGGTGTTCCCTTGACAGGCTCTCTGCCGGTCTAAGATGGAAAAGATGAGCAGAGAGGGCAGGAAGTGCATGAAAGTGTTGAATCTCGTGAATAACACATGAGGTTTGATTGTACTTACTCTTCATGTTATTCAAACCCAGGATCTCAATTGACATAAGAGGAATAatacatatagatatgtatatatatatatatataaatgaataatatttgGAATGCACAATGATAAAggatttttctattttaaattaATGGTAATTTTTCTAAATCTGTATTTGTAAGCAAATATTTATCTCTAAGCATTCCCATAATCCCTGGCTTTGTAGTTTAGGAAACCAACGAGATGTATACAAACATGTGTTCTTGTTACCTGTGGCGGGAGGATTTTGGAAATAGAGAGGGACGTGATTAAAGAGCACGAAGAGAGGAGGTGTGTTTAAGATTCGTAAGTAAAGTCAGAGCAGGTCCGTGTGACGCACTGGAGGGATGGGATGAGGCGATGAAGCATGCTGGGGAAGAGGAAAAGAGGCTGCTtggtggaagaaaagaaaaaacacactatAAAGAAGTTAAAGGAAGCAGGAATAGAGGGCAGACATTAAGGATGAACAGAAGAGTAAGACAATATATAACTGGAAAAATGGAACGAAGGGGGGGAAAGATGAGGTTATGGAGATGAATTAAGGAATGACATTCATAGATGTATGCAGGAAGCCAAAGAAAGGTGAGGAAATAATGTAAAtagaagcggggggggggggggggggggggacgtgttGAGAAGCAGATAGCGACTAatccgaaagaaagaaaactcgAAGAGAGCTGAAAATGATGACTGAGAAAAGGGCAGCTTGAGTTCAGAGAGGAAAGAGCTAttggaaaatataaataa
The nucleotide sequence above comes from Pseudoliparis swirei isolate HS2019 ecotype Mariana Trench chromosome 24, NWPU_hadal_v1, whole genome shotgun sequence. Encoded proteins:
- the exoc1l gene encoding exocyst complex component 1-like codes for the protein MSSLLREEIQRVLFRPEKQRLVEFIEIEEPTHGRHFICVSVSKNKVVQLCIVRCQITQTPLKSGSKKSHTKRSSIQECYRMTEVWPLQDLTLVDGRDPDVDDPCFLLHFDKVRTVTAVSCSAKYSFVRALVVLSDQHCQKSLNLRNFDWAYIKPTAFYSNRGDCVVLTQICFYAFNLVCLSMCPVPMDV